Proteins encoded together in one bacterium window:
- a CDS encoding DUF4097 family beta strand repeat protein, with the protein MYVGGHAIAKTLSGDIEVSEAAGPVEARTEEGQLAVSFVGAPVGGLVAEQGNIDVQLPADADAELDAAVTRGKVEIAEGLAANLETTENRAQGALGKGGPRLLIRSSRGWIRVHGR; encoded by the coding sequence ATGTATGTAGGCGGGCACGCCATCGCCAAGACCCTCTCAGGAGACATCGAGGTTTCGGAGGCCGCGGGCCCGGTGGAGGCGCGCACGGAAGAGGGGCAACTGGCGGTCAGCTTCGTCGGAGCACCTGTCGGCGGCCTGGTCGCAGAGCAGGGGAACATCGACGTCCAGCTTCCGGCCGATGCCGATGCCGAACTGGACGCAGCCGTGACCCGGGGCAAGGTCGAGATTGCCGAGGGCCTCGCTGCGAACCTCGAAACGACGGAAAACCGCGCCCAGGGCGCCCTCGGAAAAGGCGGCCCGCGGCTCTTGATCCGCAGCTCTCGCGGCTGGATCCGCGTACACGGACGTTAG
- a CDS encoding HAD family hydrolase, giving the protein MTNARVAAVLFDLDGVLIDSYQVWFSLLNGASSDWGYPAISAGVFHACWGQGLQADRERFFPHQSIPEIEAYFEAHFKDHWARLETTPEVPAVFAHIAKRGLPTAVITNTPNPLASELVERAGAKPDLVVGGTDVARAKPAPDMVLYAAERLGVDVGQSLVVGDSAYDRDAARAAGSRFAGLGIEGDITLRQLDELRAFL; this is encoded by the coding sequence ATGACGAATGCCCGGGTTGCCGCTGTGCTCTTCGATCTCGATGGCGTACTGATCGATTCCTATCAGGTCTGGTTTTCGCTGCTGAATGGGGCCAGCTCGGATTGGGGTTACCCGGCCATCTCGGCCGGGGTCTTCCATGCATGCTGGGGGCAGGGATTGCAAGCAGACCGTGAGCGCTTCTTCCCGCACCAATCCATTCCGGAGATCGAGGCCTACTTCGAGGCTCATTTCAAGGATCACTGGGCTCGTCTCGAGACGACGCCCGAGGTGCCGGCCGTCTTTGCCCACATCGCGAAGCGTGGGCTCCCAACGGCCGTGATCACGAATACGCCCAATCCCCTGGCCAGCGAACTCGTGGAGCGCGCGGGGGCAAAACCGGATCTGGTCGTCGGGGGAACGGATGTCGCTCGTGCAAAGCCAGCACCGGACATGGTTCTCTACGCAGCTGAGCGCCTTGGCGTCGATGTTGGGCAAAGCCTCGTCGTGGGAGATTCAGCCTACGATCGCGACGCGGCACGAGCCGCAGGAAGCCGCTTCGCCGGGCTTGGGATCGAGGGCGACATCACGCTGAGGCAGCTGGACGAGTTGCGCGCATTCCTCTGA